One window of the Triticum dicoccoides isolate Atlit2015 ecotype Zavitan chromosome 3B, WEW_v2.0, whole genome shotgun sequence genome contains the following:
- the LOC119278740 gene encoding uncharacterized protein LOC119278740 — translation MQNALLKLWAMVEDAKSARVNDNLENSFTIHHLTEEKNKLEANYDKLVQDVHELMNFQEDKVVDFRHLQSAITYQQEVRKELTDDMKAKMAKKDAETQQLTQKYEVLLNLTRAQATVIQNLKLNKMKEKQVLTEASMNLELKNAELTKCQEKLTQEKLELKLQVADLLKGNKKHIEEKWQLEFQNEKLKEKFRGIQAILEK, via the coding sequence ATGCAGAATGCATTGTTGAAGCTATGGGCAATGGTTGAAGATGCCAAAAGTGCTAGGGTGAATGACAATCTTGAGAATTCTTTCACTATCCACCATCTGacagaagagaagaacaagctgGAGGCCAACTATGACAAGCTAGTCCAAGATGTGCATGAGCTGATGAACTTCCAGGAAGATAAGGTGGTGGATTTCAGGCATCTGCAGTCTGCCATTACATATCAGCAGGAGGTAAGAAAAGAACTGACTGATGATATGAAGGCAAAGATGGCAAAGAAAGATGCAGAGACCCAGCAACTTACTCAGAAGTATGAGGTGCTGCTCAACCTGACAAGAGCTCAAGCAACAGTCATTCAGAACTTGAAGTTGAACAAAATGAAAGAGAAGCAAGTGCTTACTGAAGCTAGTATGAATTTGGAGCTGAAGAATGCAGAGCTAACTAAGTGTCAGGAGAAGCTCACCCAAGAGAAGCTAGAGTTGAAGCTTCAGGTTGCTGATCTGCTTAAGGGAAATAAAAAGCATATTGAAGAGAAGTGGCAGTTAGAGTTTCAGAATGAAAAGTTGAAGGAGAAGTTCAGGGGGATTCAAGCCATCTTGGAGAAGTGA